The Nesterenkonia xinjiangensis genome contains a region encoding:
- a CDS encoding VOC family protein: MTSPHQPLTVCLPIDDRRRAMDFYRDAFGFEPVGPLADDGVPEPLQFSVTAGVTLMLIPRGGFGWVIDPRPAAPTGQSECVLSLTVDTAEEVDRLAERTHAAGGEVTSPPQRQGWGYVAVCADVDGHLWQIIAL; encoded by the coding sequence ATGACCTCCCCGCATCAGCCCCTCACCGTCTGCCTGCCGATCGACGATCGACGGCGTGCCATGGACTTCTACCGGGACGCCTTCGGCTTCGAACCGGTCGGCCCGCTCGCCGACGACGGCGTCCCCGAGCCTCTGCAGTTCAGCGTCACTGCCGGTGTCACGCTGATGCTGATCCCGAGGGGAGGGTTCGGCTGGGTGATCGACCCCCGGCCGGCCGCCCCCACAGGCCAGAGCGAATGTGTGCTGAGCCTCACAGTGGACACCGCGGAGGAGGTCGACCGTCTGGCCGAGCGCACTCACGCGGCAGGAGGGGAGGTGACCTCCCCTCCGCAGCGTCAGGGCTGGGGATACGTCGCGGTCTGCGCCGACGTCGACGGGCACCTGTGGCAGATCATCGCCCTCTAG
- a CDS encoding dihydrofolate reductase family protein: MKLSIHLFTTFDGVSQSPGSAEEDTRGGFRHGGWFMPFFDEGCGHAIDAWYERCGALLLGRRTFDTFASHWPHVTDPEDSVAAQINRGHKYVVTSSPLGETWADTSTLLGDGFLEDVARLKAVEDDLELQVHGSIHLARTLHEAGLVDIYRFLVAPVVVGAGSRIFTPDTPPTAMRVEQSTVTASGVFATEMTPRDFGNSLSVTVEDGKNIIVDA, from the coding sequence ATGAAACTCAGCATCCATCTCTTCACGACATTCGACGGCGTCAGCCAGAGCCCCGGAAGCGCCGAGGAGGACACTCGCGGCGGATTCAGACACGGGGGATGGTTCATGCCGTTCTTCGACGAGGGCTGCGGTCATGCGATCGACGCGTGGTACGAGCGCTGCGGCGCCCTGCTGCTGGGGCGGCGCACCTTCGACACCTTCGCCTCCCACTGGCCGCATGTCACCGACCCGGAGGATTCAGTGGCCGCTCAGATCAACAGGGGGCACAAGTATGTGGTCACATCCTCACCCCTGGGCGAGACCTGGGCGGACACGAGCACACTCCTCGGCGACGGCTTCCTCGAGGACGTCGCCAGGCTCAAAGCGGTGGAGGATGACCTCGAGCTGCAGGTCCACGGCAGCATCCACCTGGCGAGGACGCTGCACGAGGCCGGCCTGGTCGACATCTACCGGTTCCTCGTCGCCCCGGTGGTCGTCGGTGCCGGATCCAGGATCTTCACTCCGGACACGCCACCGACGGCGATGCGTGTCGAGCAGAGCACCGTCACCGCCAGCGGGGTCTTTGCCACGGAGATGACGCCCCGCGACTTCGGGAACTCGCTCAGCGTCACCGTCGAGGACGGCAAGAACATCATCGTCGACGCCTGA
- a CDS encoding VOC family protein: MTARFNHTIIASTDPAEMAGFYRDLLEADQAPSWGPFHNVQLTDGVLLQFATPPMEFPPQHYAYLVDDDHFDRAYQKITDQQIPHWADPQRSQPGKINQGHGGRGVYLLDPSGHYLELLTRPYL; the protein is encoded by the coding sequence ATGACAGCGCGTTTCAACCACACGATCATCGCCTCAACTGACCCCGCCGAGATGGCGGGGTTCTACCGCGACCTGCTCGAAGCAGACCAGGCCCCCTCGTGGGGCCCCTTCCACAACGTCCAGCTCACCGACGGCGTGCTCCTCCAGTTCGCCACACCGCCGATGGAATTTCCGCCGCAGCATTACGCGTACCTGGTCGACGACGACCACTTCGATCGCGCCTATCAGAAGATCACGGACCAGCAGATCCCACACTGGGCGGACCCTCAGAGATCCCAGCCCGGGAAGATCAATCAGGGACACGGTGGCCGCGGCGTCTATCTGCTGGATCCTTCAGGGCACTATCTGGAGCTCCTCACCCGCCCCTACCTCTGA
- a CDS encoding isochorismatase family protein — protein sequence MTAPRRALIVIDAQQEYFEGLLPIQHPNRDESVARVRSAIDAAAESGAPVVVVQHELQEGTPVFAAGSTTWQNHPDIAAVQDHASTRISKQYSSVFAGTGLEDWLREQEIDTITLVGYMTNNCVLASAAAAEPLGIAVEVLSDATGAIDLANDAGSASAQQVHETLMALLQSNWAAVADTETWISALKAGDPLETSDLVTSATQGRESA from the coding sequence ATGACCGCACCCCGCCGAGCCCTCATCGTCATCGACGCCCAGCAGGAGTATTTCGAGGGCCTGCTGCCGATCCAGCATCCCAACCGCGACGAGTCCGTCGCACGAGTCCGCTCCGCCATCGACGCCGCCGCCGAATCCGGGGCACCCGTGGTCGTCGTGCAGCACGAACTGCAGGAGGGCACCCCCGTCTTCGCCGCCGGATCCACCACCTGGCAGAACCACCCGGACATCGCCGCCGTCCAGGATCACGCCTCGACGCGGATCAGCAAGCAGTACTCCAGCGTCTTTGCCGGAACCGGCCTCGAGGACTGGTTGCGCGAACAGGAGATCGACACGATCACCCTGGTCGGCTACATGACGAACAACTGCGTACTGGCCTCGGCCGCGGCCGCCGAGCCGCTCGGGATCGCCGTCGAGGTGCTCTCGGACGCGACCGGCGCCATCGATCTCGCCAACGACGCCGGCAGCGCGTCCGCCCAGCAGGTCCACGAGACCTTGATGGCTCTGCTGCAGTCGAACTGGGCGGCAGTCGCCGACACGGAGACCTGGATCAGCGCATTGAAGGCCGGCGACCCGCTGGAGACGAGCGATCTGGTCACCTCTGCGACCCAGGGCCGCGAGAGCGCCTGA
- a CDS encoding CGNR zinc finger domain-containing protein, with protein sequence MSWKAKIVTMRPMPESPKPLVPGAHEHPSLALVDSVEGGAPGRSSDALSTPEGATAWLAEHDLIAPEAVLYEHCQRRLVGLREDLRDLFTAHVTGDCPSPEALDAVNRALTSAPGALLLRFDPTVRFSRSVDHPATQVVEHAMAVIAEDAASLLTGSEEPSLAACEAPSCQWFFLRTHARRQWCSTRCGDRVRAARAYARKRAQRSGPVR encoded by the coding sequence GTGTCATGGAAAGCGAAAATAGTTACCATGAGACCTATGCCTGAGTCACCGAAGCCCCTTGTGCCCGGCGCGCATGAGCACCCCAGCCTCGCGCTGGTCGACAGCGTCGAGGGCGGCGCACCGGGCAGGAGCAGCGATGCCCTGTCCACGCCGGAAGGGGCGACCGCCTGGTTGGCCGAGCATGACCTGATCGCACCGGAAGCGGTGCTGTACGAGCACTGTCAGCGTCGGCTGGTCGGGCTGCGCGAGGATCTCCGTGATCTGTTCACTGCGCATGTCACCGGCGATTGTCCGAGTCCTGAGGCGCTCGATGCCGTCAACCGGGCTCTGACCAGCGCACCCGGTGCTCTGCTTCTCCGGTTCGATCCGACAGTGCGGTTCAGCCGGAGCGTGGATCACCCGGCCACGCAGGTCGTCGAGCATGCCATGGCCGTCATCGCGGAGGACGCTGCCTCTCTGCTCACGGGAAGCGAGGAGCCGTCACTCGCGGCCTGCGAGGCACCCTCATGCCAGTGGTTCTTCCTGCGCACGCATGCTCGCCGGCAGTGGTGCTCGACGCGGTGTGGAGATCGAGTCCGTGCCGCGCGCGCCTATGCCCGCAAGCGGGCCCAGCGAAGCGGCCCGGTGCGCTGA
- a CDS encoding class I SAM-dependent methyltransferase translates to MAEPTRWVTETKDDHSQWYIDRFRRTAAQGEDLVGEARLVDAMVPRQARILDAGCGTGRLSGDLHQRGHAVVGVDADPELIAAAAQDHPGPSYAVVDLTELHLDALGMDQPFDAVLAAGNVMVFLAPGTETQVLRRLRACLTAEGFIILGFHVDRHLKLTDFDQYVAEAGLRVEHRFATWDLKAWHDDADFAVTVLRQSRS, encoded by the coding sequence ATGGCAGAACCGACGCGTTGGGTGACCGAGACCAAGGATGACCACTCCCAGTGGTACATCGACCGATTCCGCAGGACGGCGGCTCAGGGGGAGGACCTCGTCGGTGAGGCCCGGCTGGTCGACGCCATGGTCCCACGGCAGGCCAGGATTCTGGATGCGGGATGCGGCACCGGCCGGCTCTCGGGGGACCTGCACCAGCGGGGGCACGCCGTCGTCGGCGTCGATGCGGACCCTGAGCTGATCGCAGCCGCCGCACAGGACCATCCGGGTCCGTCCTACGCTGTGGTCGACCTGACCGAGCTGCACCTGGACGCGCTCGGTATGGACCAGCCCTTCGACGCCGTGCTCGCGGCGGGCAACGTCATGGTCTTCCTCGCACCGGGCACGGAAACACAGGTGCTGCGCCGGCTGCGGGCCTGCCTCACGGCCGAAGGCTTCATCATCCTCGGCTTCCACGTGGACCGGCACCTCAAGCTCACCGATTTCGACCAGTACGTGGCTGAAGCCGGACTGCGCGTGGAACACCGGTTCGCCACCTGGGATCTGAAGGCCTGGCACGATGACGCCGACTTCGCCGTCACCGTGCTGCGTCAGTCCCGGAGCTGA
- a CDS encoding winged helix-turn-helix transcriptional regulator, producing MEQPPWNVMVATCPSRTSLARIANKWTAMIVIALSRGRLRFGEIRRAVDGISGKVLADTLRDLERDGIVSRTAYDEMPPRVEYDLTPLGRSLREPLTALGRWAEAHIEKVEAARAAYDEKTMPEEISMR from the coding sequence ATGGAACAGCCACCGTGGAACGTGATGGTCGCGACGTGCCCGTCGCGCACGTCCCTGGCGCGCATCGCGAACAAGTGGACGGCGATGATCGTCATCGCTCTCAGCAGAGGACGCCTCCGCTTCGGGGAGATCCGTCGAGCAGTGGACGGCATCAGCGGCAAGGTCCTGGCCGACACGCTGCGGGACCTCGAACGCGACGGAATCGTCTCTCGGACCGCCTATGACGAGATGCCGCCGCGCGTCGAGTATGACCTCACGCCCCTCGGCCGCTCACTGCGCGAGCCACTCACGGCGCTCGGCCGATGGGCGGAGGCGCATATCGAGAAAGTCGAGGCCGCCCGGGCGGCGTACGACGAGAAGACCATGCCCGAGGAGATCTCGATGCGTTGA
- a CDS encoding GNAT family N-acetyltransferase, which produces MEVDYAQDLPSREVKALYVLAEVYGTGVGHALLTSGIGEDPAYLWVLAGNDRAIAFYARQGFRLDGATKSDPVGTEKRMVRP; this is translated from the coding sequence GTGGAAGTCGACTACGCCCAGGACCTGCCCAGCCGCGAGGTGAAGGCACTGTATGTGCTCGCCGAGGTGTACGGGACCGGCGTCGGCCATGCTCTGCTCACCTCTGGGATCGGCGAGGACCCCGCGTATCTCTGGGTGCTTGCCGGCAACGACCGGGCCATCGCCTTCTACGCCAGGCAGGGCTTCCGGCTCGACGGCGCGACGAAATCTGATCCGGTCGGGACGGAAAAGCGCATGGTACGCCCGTGA
- a CDS encoding nuclear transport factor 2 family protein, whose amino-acid sequence MNPVETVRAFWEHMQRRDWHGVRATLAEDVVVEWPVTNEIFVGVDHVVAVNAEYPEGWEIRVVRLVGSGSLVVAEVEVPQADVGVFRTAAFMEVVDGRITRSVEYWVHLGGEEPPAWRRSLAERFSTGSAGSGDPAIDA is encoded by the coding sequence ATGAATCCTGTCGAGACGGTCCGTGCATTCTGGGAGCACATGCAGCGTCGTGACTGGCACGGTGTGCGGGCGACATTGGCTGAGGACGTGGTGGTGGAGTGGCCGGTGACGAACGAGATCTTCGTCGGAGTCGACCACGTGGTCGCTGTGAATGCCGAGTATCCGGAGGGGTGGGAGATCCGGGTGGTGCGACTGGTGGGCAGTGGCTCGTTGGTGGTCGCTGAAGTCGAAGTGCCGCAGGCCGATGTCGGGGTCTTCCGGACGGCGGCCTTCATGGAGGTCGTGGACGGCCGGATCACGAGATCGGTCGAATACTGGGTGCACCTCGGAGGCGAGGAGCCGCCAGCTTGGCGGCGTTCGCTGGCGGAACGGTTCAGCACAGGCTCGGCCGGGAGCGGCGATCCTGCCATCGATGCATGA
- a CDS encoding nuclear transport factor 2 family protein yields MSESTPAAVAATYFEALARGDMPTAMAQLGEQVVWHQPGAHRFSGQHIGVEAVGAHLGRMMEASEGTFQLAPTGPAMVNGGFIAVPVRFSATRSGAAMDMAGVDLLTIQDGKIVAVHLFSEDGAAEDAFWGGA; encoded by the coding sequence ATGAGTGAGAGCACTCCGGCGGCAGTAGCCGCCACGTACTTCGAGGCCCTGGCGCGCGGCGACATGCCGACGGCGATGGCCCAGCTCGGTGAGCAGGTGGTGTGGCACCAGCCGGGGGCGCACCGGTTCTCCGGCCAGCACATCGGCGTCGAGGCCGTCGGTGCACACCTGGGGCGCATGATGGAGGCCAGCGAAGGGACCTTCCAGTTGGCGCCCACGGGGCCCGCGATGGTCAACGGTGGGTTCATCGCCGTGCCGGTCCGCTTCAGCGCCACGCGATCCGGCGCCGCGATGGACATGGCAGGGGTGGACCTGCTGACCATCCAGGACGGCAAGATCGTCGCGGTGCATCTGTTCTCCGAGGACGGAGCCGCTGAGGATGCATTCTGGGGCGGGGCGTGA
- a CDS encoding DUF1905 domain-containing protein has protein sequence MPWSFVTELIEWRGPAPFVFAPMPEEMSAELKEAARGLMYWGQVPVTAIIGATEFDTAVWPRDGRFLVPIKAVVQRAERVDVGDAVSVRLDVREDQLRD, from the coding sequence ATGCCCTGGAGCTTCGTCACCGAGCTCATCGAGTGGCGTGGACCCGCGCCGTTCGTGTTCGCACCCATGCCGGAGGAGATGTCCGCCGAGCTGAAGGAGGCCGCACGCGGACTCATGTACTGGGGGCAAGTGCCTGTCACCGCGATCATCGGGGCCACCGAGTTCGACACTGCCGTCTGGCCCCGGGACGGGCGCTTTCTGGTGCCGATCAAGGCGGTGGTCCAACGCGCGGAACGTGTCGACGTCGGCGACGCCGTCTCCGTCCGCCTGGACGTGAGGGAAGATCAGCTCCGGGACTGA